Below is a window of Halarcobacter anaerophilus DNA.
AGTTTTCTAGCCTATAAAAATGAATTAACATCTTTAAAAGGAGGTCCCATTGAAGTTGGGAAAAACTTTATTATTTTAAGAAATAATATAAACTCTTTGGAATACTCCCCTGTTAAGGTAAAAGAGGATTATATCTGTTCTCACAACCCTTTAAAAAGTCTGGTAGGAATTGTTGATGTAGGCGGGAATATTTTTACGAATCTTTTAATTGACGGACTAAAATATCAAGAGTTTACATACAATTCCGTAAAAACTTATAAATATGACGGTGAAAGCATTTTAAAATACATAGAAAGAGAGTGTAAAGTTCTTACAGAAGAGGAACAGGTTTTTGAAACAACAAGAAGAAATATTCAAAATGCCATAAATAAAATGATAAATAACGATACTCTAAAAAAAGAGATGATAAACGAAACTTTACTTAAAAATCTGACTAAATATAATCTTCATGATTTAAAAGAGATGGTTCTTCTTATCAAAAATCCTCCTATTGAGACTAAAAAGAAAGAACTTAGTGAAGAAGAAATTCTTCAATCGGTATTTGATAAAGAGATTTAGAGTTTAAAATGGAAATTTCAAATAAGCTTAACAGATATGACTCTACAATACAGCCAAACCAAATCAGACAAGCTACAAAAGTAGCTTCAAAAGGTAGTATAAAAGAGTTTACTGAAGCTTATAGAGTTGATATAAGCCAAAGAGCAAGGCAAAGTGCAGAGTTTAACGACAACTCAATAACTTTTCCTATTCATGACTCTGAGATTCTTCAATACAGCCAAAATCTTGATTTAACTTATAAATCTTAGTTTAAAGCACTTTTGAATTTTTTAAGTTCTTCTTCTATTGAGGGAACTCTCATAAAATGTTCACCTATTAAAAAAGCATCTGCTCCTATTGAACTCAATCTTTTAATTGTTTCCACATTTGAAACTCCGCTTTCGGCAACTATTATTTTCCCGTTTGGAATCATTGGAATCAATTGGTCGCATAAAGTCATATCCATTTCAAAAGTTTCCAAATTTCTATGATTTATGCCTATTATATTTGCTCCGCATTTCATAGCTTTTTTCAAATCTTCTTTATCGTGAATTTCAACTAAAACTTCAAGCCCTAAATGCAAAGCATAATCATAAAGTTCTTTTAGCCCTTTTGTACTTAAACTTTTTGCAATAAGCAAAATAAAATCTGCACCGTAAACTAAGGCTTCGACAATTTGATATTTATCTAAAATGAAATCTTTTCTAAGCAAAGGGGTTGGAACATATCTTCTAATTTGAGTAAGATACTCTTTATCTCCCAAAAAGTAATGAGGTTCAGTTAAAACGGAAATTGCATTTGCTCCGTTTTTTGAATACTCTTGAGCTATTAACAAAGGATCAAAATCTTCTTTTATCACCCCTTTGCTTGGACTTGCTTTTTTAACTTCCGCAATAATTCTAATAGGCTCTTCTTTTGTAGAAGTCAAATAAGGTTTTACGTCTCTTGGAGGAAAAGGATTAATACTTAAACTTCTTCCCAACCATTCCATCGGGTAATCTTTTTTTCTTTTTTCTACATCTTCTCTTGTTATTTTGTTTATTTCATCTAAAATCACTTATTGCACTCCTTAATTTTTTCCCAGTGAAGTCTTATTTCATCATCATTTAATCCCGTTGCATCAATCACTTTTTTCATATTTATATAGGCATTTTCACAATCTTTTAATTTATATTGCCCCCAAGCCAAAGAGTCGATATATGCCAAATTATTAGGAGCTTTTTCCAAAGCTTTTTTCACAAAATAGAGACCTTTTTTTACATCAATATCGTAATCTATTAACAAATATCCCAAATAGTTTTGATAAACATGGCTGTCAAGTACGGTTAAAACATATTCAAATTTTTTGATAACGCCTTTTAGAACTTTCCTCTTATCTTTTGCCATTTCAAACTCTATTATTGCAATTTGAGCCAAATAATCAATATTTGAACTCTTTTCATAAAGTTTATTTGCTAAAGTATAAGCTTTTTTATACTCTTGTGTAGCTTTATACAAAGACAAAAGTTTTTCATCGTTTGCTCCGCTCTCTTCTAAAAAAGATATTGCCTCTTTTACGTCTTTTTTCTCTAAATAAAACATCAAAAGTTTATAGATTTTTTCTAAAGCTTGAGCATTTCCTTTATCTTTAAAAGTAATATATGTTCTTTTTAATATTGAAATTACTCCGTCAATATTATTCTCATTTTGATAAAGTTCCAAAAGCCGTGAACATATAATATTATCACACCCTCTTATTGTAATATAAGATTCTAAGAGATTTATTGCTTCTGCTCTTTGATTCGTATATCTGTACATTATGTCTGTTAAACTAAGTAAAGAGCTGATAGAGGAAGTTCTTTCATAAATTTTTCCGAAAAGTTCTTTTGCTTTGTTATACTCGCCTTTTCTAATATAAACACTTCCTAAAAGTTCGTAAATTGAATCATTTTCTTCTATTTTTAGAAGATTTTTTATCTCTTTTTCCGCTTTTTCAAACTCACTTTTTTGAACTAATGCCAAAATATAAATTTTTAATATATTATCTTCCGAATTAGTGATTTTTTCTCTGTTTTTTTCTATTATCTCTATTAAATCATCATATCTTTTAAGAGCAAAACTTAATCTTGAATACTCCAAAAGATACTCATTATTAAAGGTATTTTCATAAAGTTTTTCAAAAAGATCAGCTGCCTCTTCTTTGTTACCTTCTCTTAAATACTCTAAGGCATACATAACATATCTATCTTCTTGGGCAAAAGTTTTATACTTGAAATCAGGATTTATTAAATTACTTTTTTGCGGTTCATTCAAAAAACTGCACCCTGATATAAAAAATGAAAAAATTATTAATATTACAATTCTACTATAGCCGGGCACTCTTCTTTCACCTCATCTTTTCTTGTTTTAAAATATTCCCAGAACGGAAATGTTCTGCATTGTATCGGTCTTACATCATAAATAGAACACTGTTTTTTCTTTAAATCAAAGAAAAAACACGCATAATTATCTTCTGCAAGTTTTATCTCTTTTATACTATATTTATAACCTCTTTTTTCTAAATATTTAACTCTTAATTCATCTAAAGAGATATTTAAATATTCACTTAAGTTTTTCATTTCCTCTTTACTTATCCAGATATTTCCGCTTTCGCCTATACAGCAATTACCTTCACAGGTTTCACACCCTTTTGGATTAAAAGCAAAATCAAAACCCTCTTTTTTTACAATATTCATATTTCTACTTTTATACTGTGAGTTGAACTCATTTCATAAATTTTTTTAACTTTTTTTGAAAAATCATCATTTTCAAAAACTACTAAAGGTTCTAATACCCTTAAAAGTGATTTAGAATTTTTTCTTGCATATATTAAAACCAATGTGGCATCTTTACTCTGCTTAGGATGAACAAACTGTAAAGCTTCAATATTTAATTTTGCCTCTTCTAAAAGTTTTATTATATCTTTTAACTGTTTTACATCATAGCAGAAAAAGAATTTACCGTCGGTTTTTAAAACTTTTGAAACTTTTTTTATAAACTTTTCCAAAGGTAAACTATCATTATACCTTGCAATTTTTAAATTCTCATTTTCACTTTTTATTACATTTGTATGATAAAAAGGAGGATTTGATACACAAATATCAAACTCTTTATCAAAATTCAAATTCAAAAAAGAGCCTTTATACATAGTTGTATCAATGCCGTTACATTTTGCATTTTTCAAAGAAAAATCTTGGAACAGAGTCTGAATTTCACACTGATTAAGAGTTATCTTTTCATAATCCCTTGCTAAAAGCAATCCTAAAATACCACTGCCGCTGCCGATATCTAACAACTGCCCTTTTATATTTTTAAATTTCTTTAAATTTTCTACTATAAAACTATATAAAAAATGGGTGTCGCTATTATAACAATATCCGTTGCTAGGCTGATATAGAACCAAAAAGAACCTTTTTTTAAATTTTGGTGATTATATCAAATCTTAGATTTAAATCAAGTGAGTCATTTCATATAAAAAAAGTCTGATTTCTCTCATTTTTATATAAATTATTAATAGATTTTATATAACTTTTATTTATATTTCTATTTGTATCGGATAGTAACATGGACGAGATTAAAAATTATTTATCTCATATTTAAATTAACTTTAATTCTTTAATTAGTTATCATAATTCAAGAATATTTGATATTTTTTAAAATTTTTAAGCTTGGAAAAAGGAGAGCAAATGTCAATACTAAAAGCTCCTGAAAATGTTCCTGTTTGGGTAGATGAAACAAGATGCAAAGCCTGTGACTTATGTGTATCTGTTTGTCCTGCCGGAGTTCTTGCCATGAGACCCGAAGCCTCTTCAATACTTGGGGCTATGTTGGAGATTGAAAATCCCCAATCATGTATCGGATGCTGTGATTGTGAGTTATCATGTCCTGATTTTGCTATTCATGTTGCAGATAAAAAAGAGTTTAAATTCTCAAAACTTACAGATGAGGCAAGACAAAGGGCAATAGATATTAAAAATAATAATTATAAAGTACTTAAAGTATAAGGAGAGAGAATGGCTAGAGAAGTAATTTCAACGGGAAATGAATTGGCAGCACAAGCAGCAGTTGATGCAGGATGTGAATTCTTTGGAGGATATCCCATTACTCCCTCAAGTGAAATAATGCATAAACTCTCGGATTTACTTCCCAAAGCAGGAGGTGTTGCAATTCAGATGGAAGATGAAATTGCGGGTATCTGTTCAGCTTTAGGTGCAGCTATGTCAGGTAAAAGAGCAATGACTGCAACTTCGGGTCCAGGAATCTCTTTAAAAGCGGAAAATATAGGTTTAGGATATATTGCGGAAGTTCCTTTAGTAATAATTGACGTAATGAGAGGCGGTCCCTCAACGGGTCTTCCCACAAGAGTACAGCAGGGAGATATAAATCAAGTAAAAAATCCCACACACGGAGATTTTAAATCAATAACTCTTTGTGCCTCTTCACTTCAAGAGTGTTATACCCAGACAGTAAGAGCTTTTAATCTTGCAGATAGATTTATGCAACCTGTATTTGTTCTTTTAGACGAAACAATAGGTCATATGTCAGGCAAAGCCGTAATTCCCGACATAGAAGAGATAAAAAAGAATATAAGATTAAGAAGAGTTTTTAAAGGAGAGCCAAAAGAGTACAAACCCTATAAAGTACCTAAAGATGAACCGGCTATCCTAAATCCGATGTTTCAAGGGTATAGATACCATTTTACAGGTTTACATCATGATTACAGCGGTCATCCTACAGAAGATGCAAAAATGTGCGAAGATTTAATACAAAGACTTTTTAATAAAGTTGATGCACATTTAGATGAAATAGAATCGTATGAAGAGTATTTGCTAGAAGATGCCGAAATTATGATTATAGCCTACGGTTCTCTTGCTTTATCTGCAAAAGAGGCAATAAACAGATTAAGAAAAGAAGAAATAAAAGTCGGAATGTTTAGACCTATTACCTTGTGGCCAAGCCCTGAAAAAAAGATTGAAGAGTTATGTGACAAATTTGAAAAAATCTTAGTTGCCGAACTTAATATGGGACAATATATAAACGAAATTCAACGAATCAGCGGAAGAAAAGATTTTACAACAATGTTTAGAGCAAACGGTAGACCAATAGCTCCGCTTGAAATAATGGAAAAAATAAAAGGAATGTAAAATGGCATTTGATTATGATGAATATTTAAGAGTAAACAAAATGCCTACACTTTGGTGTTGGGGCTGCGGAGACGGAGTTATTTTAAAAGCGGTAATCAGAACTATTGATAAACTAGGATGGAATATGGATGATGTTTGCGTGGTGTCAGGAATCGGCTGTTCCGGTAGATTTTCATCTTATATGAACTGCAATACAATACACACCACTCACGGTCGGGCAGTTGCTTATGCAACAGGAGTAAAACTTGCCAATCCCGATAAAAAAGTTATTTGCGTAACAGGGGACGGTGACGGTTTGGCAATAGGAGGAAATCATACTATTCACGGATGCAGAAGAAATATTGACATAAACCATATCGTTATCAACAATTTTATATATGGTTTAACCAATTCTCAAACAAGCCCTACCACACCTCAAGGAATGTGGACGGTAACGATGAAAAAAGGAAATATTGACCCTACTTTTGATGCCTGTAATTTGGCAATAGCGGCAGGTGCCTCTTTTGTAGGAAGAGAATCTGTAGTTGATCCTAAAAAACTGGAAAAACTATTTATAAAAGGCTTTGAACATAAAGGTTACTCTTTCTTTGATATTTTTTCAAACTGCCATATAAATCTGGGAAGAAAAAATAAAATGAACTCTGCACGCTCACATTTGGATTGGATAGATTCAATTACTCTTTCAAAATCTAAATATGACAAAATGGAAGAGGAAGAAAAAAAAGGACTTTTTCCTACTGGAGTTTTAAAACAAGATAACGAAGCAAAAGAGTATACGCAAATGTATGAGAAAGTAAAACAGGCACATCAAAATAATACAACAGTAGAATTTTAGGAGATAGGATTATGGCTAGAACTTTAATGAGATTTACGGGTGTGGGAGGACAAGGTGTACTTCTTGCAGGAGAGATATTCGCAGCAGCAAAAATAAAAAACGGTGGATATGGATTAAAAACGGCAACCTATACTTCTCAAGTAAGAGGAGGTCCGACTGTTGTTGATATTACTTTAGATGATGAACCTATTTTATACCCATACGCAAATGACGGAGAAATTGATTTTATGTTATCAGTTGCACAAATCTCTTATGACCAATTTAAAAAAGGTATAAAAAAAGGGGGGATAATAGTAATTGAGCCCAATTTAGTCACTCCTACAAAAGAAGATAGAGAAAAATGGGAAATATACGAAATTCCTATTATTACAATAGCAAAAGAAGAAGTAGGAAATGTTATTACCCAATCGGTACTTGCCCTTTCTATCGCAAATTATATGACAAAGGAGAGTGTAAAAAATGATATATTAAGAGAAACAATGCTTAGTAAAGTTCCTAAAAAAGTTCATGATATAAATAACAAAGCCTTTGATCTGGGAATTGATTATGCAAAAGCGGTATATGATAAAGCTTTAAATTCTAATACAAAATAAATAATTTTTTCCTAATTTTATTTAAGCTATAAACTTTAAGTTTAATAACAATAAAATTATTATATTGCATTATTAAAGTTCTTTATTAATAATGTAAAAAGATAGATAGAGTTTAAAAAGGAAGTATAAATGAGCGAATTCAAAATACGAGATATATCTTTTTATAACTTTCTATTTCTAATATTCGGACTAATATTAATCAGCGGAATTTTATATCTCTCCTTAAAAAAAATAAAAGATTTAAATGACAAAATCTCAATAGTAACTACCACTCAAAACTCTTTTCTTGAAATGAAAGTAAATAGTGAAAGTCTTCTTCAAACAACAAATTTTGAAAATAGAAAAAATAGATGGAAAAATAGCATAGAAAAATTTGATAATGATTTAAAAAAACTAAAAACTCAAAGAAAAGAGTCTCTTTTAGAAATATGGAATATGGCAAAAGAGAGAATAAAAAGAATAAACAATCTACTTGACAAAGAGGTTTTAACAGTTATATATATGGATAGAAAGCCCTTATTAGTTTTGGAAAATGAACTTTTCATCAAAAAAGATACAAAGCTATATATAACAATATCTTCTTTAACAAAAGAGATAAAAAGTCTTATTCAAGATGAAATAATGATGTTTCAAGAATTCAAGAAAACATACAAATTGGAAAAAGAGGATATTGATGAACAAATATACAATACCGTTTATATTACAACCTCTTTAATAATTTTTATTTTATTTACACTTATAGGATTAATCAGCATATTTACTTCAAAAATTTCGAAAATAGAGAAAAAACTTATAAATACCCAGAATAGATTAAATGAAAATCTATTAAAGATAAAAGATTCAAAAATACTTCTTCAAAATATAATTGATTCTATTCCTGCCGCAATTTTTTGGAAAGATACAAAAAACAGATACTTAGGCGTAAATAAGTATATTCTTAATAATGCAGGTTTCAAAAAACAAGAAGAGATGATAGGAAAAACAGATCATGAAATGCCATGGAAAGATGAGGAAGCGGAAGTTTTTATAGCAGATGACAAAGCCATAATTGAAAGTGGCGAAGCAAAACTTCAAATAGAAGAAGAGTTAACACAAAAAAACGGCACTACAATAGAAGTTATAACCTCAAAAGTTCCTTTAAAAAACAGTAAAAACGAGATTATCGGTATACTTGGAATTTTTATGGATATAACAGAAAAAAAAGAGATGGAAAAAATGTTAACTCAAAAAAACCAAATGCTGACTCAGCAATCAAAAATGGCAGCTTTGGGAGAAATGCTGGAAAATATAGCACATCAATGGAAACAACCTCTATCTTTGATTTTAAGTACAACAACGGGAATAAAATTAAAAAAAGAGTTTAATCAGCTAGATGATGATTTTTTATTTGAATCAATAGAAAATATTATAAATTCAGTTGAACATATGAATCAAACAATGAACGATTTTAGATACTATTTCCAAGTTGACAAGGCTCCAAGATATTTTAATTTTGAAAAAGTTGTAGATAAAGCCCTGCTTTTAGTTCAGTCAAAATTAAAAAATCATTCAATAGAAGTTATAAAAAATATTTCGGCAAAAGACATTTACGGGCTTGAAAACGAGTTTATCCAGGTTTTAATGAATATCTTAAGCAATTCAATCTATATCTTAGAAAAAGAAGAGTCTGAAGATAGATTTATTTTTATAGAATCAAAAGAGCTTAAAGAACCTTCAAAATACATAGAAATAAAAATCTATGACAACGCAGGAGGAATTCAAAAAGAGATTATTGATAAAGTCTTTGATGCACACTTTACGACAAAAGGAGAAGAAGGTACGGGTATAGGTCTTTATATGTCCGAACAAATAATATGTAACCATATGAAGGGTTTAATTAAAGTCTCAAATAAAGAGTTTACATACAAAAATATAGAGTGCAAAGGTGCAGAATTTACTATTACTATACCCTCGGAAAAATATAATTAATTTATATAAACAATATAGTTATTAATTTTATCTTCTAATCTTTTTGATAAATAAACATTACAGTTTTTCAAGCAAGACAAAATAAATTTTGCCTCTTTATGATAATTGAGTATTTTCAAATTATCCCAGCTTTCAGGCGGCTTTTGTAAGTTTGTTATTCTATCTGCTAGTTTTACCATCTGTACTTCGTAAGGTTGTGACATTAACCTATTTATACTATCTGCCATCTGATCTTTTTTTGACAAACTAAAATCTTTTGTTAAAGCTTCTACACCCTCAGCTATTTTGGCATCAAACTCATTATATAAATCATCATAAGTAATATTCGTATCTTCTATTGTATCATGCAATAAAGCAACACTTATAGCTAAATCACTTTTTTCAATCTCTAGTTTTGACTCTTCGCAAGCATGAATTACTTCCATTGCAACTGAAGTTAAGTGAGTTAAATAAGGTAAACCGTAAGGAGTTTTTTGTTCTTTATGGGCTTTTGCCGCAAAATTTAAAGCTTTTAAATATTTTTCTTGTGAAAACATTACTCTTCTTCCTTTCTTTTCTCTTTTTTCTTTCCGTTATCAGCCTTTACTTTAGGCATAACAGGATTTGCATTTTTTGAAAAGTATATTAAATCTTCTACTGTTTTTATACTACTGTCCAGACGAGAAAAAGCCTCTTTTAAAAGATAAGCCGTACTAAGAGCATCACTATATGCTCTATGATGATTTTCTATATTTATATGAAGAAGCTCTTTTAAAAATCCTAAACCGTATTTTTCCGCTTTTATTGTTCGTTTTGCAAGATTTATCGTACATAATTTTCTATTTTCCAAAACTCCCAAATCATACTTTTTAAAAGAGTTCGATACAAAATTATAATCAAATTTTATATCATGGGCAACAAAAACATCATCTTCCAAAAAAAGTTTAAACTCTTTTAAAACAGCTTTCAAAGTAGGAGCATCCTCTAGCATTTCTGGAGTAATATTAGTAACCTCTTGTATATACTCAGGTATACTTTTGGCATAAACCAAAGATTCAAATTTGTCGATTATTTGACCGCCTTTTAGTTTTACCGCACCTATTTCGATTATTTGATGCCCTTTACTTACCTGAGAACCGTTTGTTTCAATATCGACTATGCAAAAAGTCTGCTCTTCAATTAATGTTCTTGTAGTCTTTAAATAGACTTTGTCATTTTCAATTTCCAAAGGAAAACCATTTGTCAAAAGCAATTCAAACTCTAATTCAGGAGAATCAAAAAATCTCTCTTTGTTTTGTTTTAGCTCGTCTAAAAACTCTTCGAAAGCTATGGGAGCTTTTTTTAATTTTTCTACTAATTTTAAAGTGAAA
It encodes the following:
- the trpC gene encoding indole-3-glycerol phosphate synthase TrpC; the protein is MILDEINKITREDVEKRKKDYPMEWLGRSLSINPFPPRDVKPYLTSTKEEPIRIIAEVKKASPSKGVIKEDFDPLLIAQEYSKNGANAISVLTEPHYFLGDKEYLTQIRRYVPTPLLRKDFILDKYQIVEALVYGADFILLIAKSLSTKGLKELYDYALHLGLEVLVEIHDKEDLKKAMKCGANIIGINHRNLETFEMDMTLCDQLIPMIPNGKIIVAESGVSNVETIKRLSSIGADAFLIGEHFMRVPSIEEELKKFKSALN
- a CDS encoding tetratricopeptide repeat protein — protein: MNEPQKSNLINPDFKYKTFAQEDRYVMYALEYLREGNKEEAADLFEKLYENTFNNEYLLEYSRLSFALKRYDDLIEIIEKNREKITNSEDNILKIYILALVQKSEFEKAEKEIKNLLKIEENDSIYELLGSVYIRKGEYNKAKELFGKIYERTSSISSLLSLTDIMYRYTNQRAEAINLLESYITIRGCDNIICSRLLELYQNENNIDGVISILKRTYITFKDKGNAQALEKIYKLLMFYLEKKDVKEAISFLEESGANDEKLLSLYKATQEYKKAYTLANKLYEKSSNIDYLAQIAIIEFEMAKDKRKVLKGVIKKFEYVLTVLDSHVYQNYLGYLLIDYDIDVKKGLYFVKKALEKAPNNLAYIDSLAWGQYKLKDCENAYINMKKVIDATGLNDDEIRLHWEKIKECNK
- a CDS encoding YkgJ family cysteine cluster protein, with product MNIVKKEGFDFAFNPKGCETCEGNCCIGESGNIWISKEEMKNLSEYLNISLDELRVKYLEKRGYKYSIKEIKLAEDNYACFFFDLKKKQCSIYDVRPIQCRTFPFWEYFKTRKDEVKEECPAIVEL
- a CDS encoding tRNA1(Val) (adenine(37)-N6)-methyltransferase, yielding MVLYQPSNGYCYNSDTHFLYSFIVENLKKFKNIKGQLLDIGSGSGILGLLLARDYEKITLNQCEIQTLFQDFSLKNAKCNGIDTTMYKGSFLNLNFDKEFDICVSNPPFYHTNVIKSENENLKIARYNDSLPLEKFIKKVSKVLKTDGKFFFCYDVKQLKDIIKLLEEAKLNIEALQFVHPKQSKDATLVLIYARKNSKSLLRVLEPLVVFENDDFSKKVKKIYEMSSTHSIKVEI
- a CDS encoding 4Fe-4S binding protein, coding for MSILKAPENVPVWVDETRCKACDLCVSVCPAGVLAMRPEASSILGAMLEIENPQSCIGCCDCELSCPDFAIHVADKKEFKFSKLTDEARQRAIDIKNNNYKVLKV
- a CDS encoding 2-oxoglutarate synthase subunit alpha gives rise to the protein MAREVISTGNELAAQAAVDAGCEFFGGYPITPSSEIMHKLSDLLPKAGGVAIQMEDEIAGICSALGAAMSGKRAMTATSGPGISLKAENIGLGYIAEVPLVIIDVMRGGPSTGLPTRVQQGDINQVKNPTHGDFKSITLCASSLQECYTQTVRAFNLADRFMQPVFVLLDETIGHMSGKAVIPDIEEIKKNIRLRRVFKGEPKEYKPYKVPKDEPAILNPMFQGYRYHFTGLHHDYSGHPTEDAKMCEDLIQRLFNKVDAHLDEIESYEEYLLEDAEIMIIAYGSLALSAKEAINRLRKEEIKVGMFRPITLWPSPEKKIEELCDKFEKILVAELNMGQYINEIQRISGRKDFTTMFRANGRPIAPLEIMEKIKGM
- a CDS encoding 2-oxoglutarate ferredoxin oxidoreductase subunit beta → MAFDYDEYLRVNKMPTLWCWGCGDGVILKAVIRTIDKLGWNMDDVCVVSGIGCSGRFSSYMNCNTIHTTHGRAVAYATGVKLANPDKKVICVTGDGDGLAIGGNHTIHGCRRNIDINHIVINNFIYGLTNSQTSPTTPQGMWTVTMKKGNIDPTFDACNLAIAAGASFVGRESVVDPKKLEKLFIKGFEHKGYSFFDIFSNCHINLGRKNKMNSARSHLDWIDSITLSKSKYDKMEEEEKKGLFPTGVLKQDNEAKEYTQMYEKVKQAHQNNTTVEF
- a CDS encoding 2-oxoacid:acceptor oxidoreductase family protein, which gives rise to MARTLMRFTGVGGQGVLLAGEIFAAAKIKNGGYGLKTATYTSQVRGGPTVVDITLDDEPILYPYANDGEIDFMLSVAQISYDQFKKGIKKGGIIVIEPNLVTPTKEDREKWEIYEIPIITIAKEEVGNVITQSVLALSIANYMTKESVKNDILRETMLSKVPKKVHDINNKAFDLGIDYAKAVYDKALNSNTK
- a CDS encoding sensor histidine kinase, producing the protein MSEFKIRDISFYNFLFLIFGLILISGILYLSLKKIKDLNDKISIVTTTQNSFLEMKVNSESLLQTTNFENRKNRWKNSIEKFDNDLKKLKTQRKESLLEIWNMAKERIKRINNLLDKEVLTVIYMDRKPLLVLENELFIKKDTKLYITISSLTKEIKSLIQDEIMMFQEFKKTYKLEKEDIDEQIYNTVYITTSLIIFILFTLIGLISIFTSKISKIEKKLINTQNRLNENLLKIKDSKILLQNIIDSIPAAIFWKDTKNRYLGVNKYILNNAGFKKQEEMIGKTDHEMPWKDEEAEVFIADDKAIIESGEAKLQIEEELTQKNGTTIEVITSKVPLKNSKNEIIGILGIFMDITEKKEMEKMLTQKNQMLTQQSKMAALGEMLENIAHQWKQPLSLILSTTTGIKLKKEFNQLDDDFLFESIENIINSVEHMNQTMNDFRYYFQVDKAPRYFNFEKVVDKALLLVQSKLKNHSIEVIKNISAKDIYGLENEFIQVLMNILSNSIYILEKEESEDRFIFIESKELKEPSKYIEIKIYDNAGGIQKEIIDKVFDAHFTTKGEEGTGIGLYMSEQIICNHMKGLIKVSNKEFTYKNIECKGAEFTITIPSEKYN
- a CDS encoding HD domain-containing protein, with translation MFSQEKYLKALNFAAKAHKEQKTPYGLPYLTHLTSVAMEVIHACEESKLEIEKSDLAISVALLHDTIEDTNITYDDLYNEFDAKIAEGVEALTKDFSLSKKDQMADSINRLMSQPYEVQMVKLADRITNLQKPPESWDNLKILNYHKEAKFILSCLKNCNVYLSKRLEDKINNYIVYIN
- a CDS encoding 3'-5' exonuclease, with product MKSRPLNTFTLKLVEKLKKAPIAFEEFLDELKQNKERFFDSPELEFELLLTNGFPLEIENDKVYLKTTRTLIEEQTFCIVDIETNGSQVSKGHQIIEIGAVKLKGGQIIDKFESLVYAKSIPEYIQEVTNITPEMLEDAPTLKAVLKEFKLFLEDDVFVAHDIKFDYNFVSNSFKKYDLGVLENRKLCTINLAKRTIKAEKYGLGFLKELLHINIENHHRAYSDALSTAYLLKEAFSRLDSSIKTVEDLIYFSKNANPVMPKVKADNGKKKEKRKEEE